One window of the Amycolatopsis mediterranei genome contains the following:
- a CDS encoding cytidine deaminase encodes MSTVDWDALRSQAIEAASHAYAPYSGLHVGVAGIVDDGRVVTGCNVENASYGLGLCAECTMAGQLRLSGGGRLVAVACRSGAGDLLMPCGRCRQILFELGGSSCLVDTPSGILPMSDVLPDAFGPDDLP; translated from the coding sequence GTGTCTACTGTGGACTGGGATGCGCTGCGTTCTCAAGCGATCGAAGCGGCTTCCCATGCGTACGCGCCTTATTCGGGCCTGCACGTGGGTGTCGCCGGGATCGTCGACGACGGCCGGGTCGTGACCGGGTGCAACGTCGAGAACGCTTCCTACGGGCTCGGGCTGTGCGCGGAGTGCACGATGGCCGGGCAGCTGCGGCTGTCCGGCGGCGGCCGCCTGGTCGCTGTGGCCTGCCGCAGCGGTGCGGGTGACCTGCTGATGCCGTGCGGACGGTGTCGCCAGATCCTGTTCGAGCTCGGCGGATCTTCGTGCCTGGTGGACACGCCCAGCGGGATCCTGCCGATGTCGGACGTCCTGCCGGACGCCTTCGGCCCGGACGACCTCCCGTGA
- a CDS encoding thymidine phosphorylase yields MSAFAAVDVIRTKRDGGTLSDEQIDWVVDAYTRGDVAEEQMSALAMAIFLRGMTSAEISRWTHAMIASGERLSLSVSRPTVDKHSTGGVGDKITLPLAPLVAACGAAVPQLSGRGLGHTGGTLDKLESIPGWRAALSTSEIQSQLEDVGAVVCAATSGLAPADKKLYALRDVTSTVESIPLIASSIMSKKIAEGASGLVLDVKFGSGAFMKSLDQARSLASALTSIGADHGVPTTALLTDMNVPLGRAVGNAVEVAESVDVLKGGGPADVVALTVALAREMLALAGLDVDPAAVLASGEAYEVWCRMIAAQGGDPSAPLPTPSHVHVVTAPSSGVLASLDAYAVGVAAWRLGAGRARKEDPVQAAAGILCLAKPGDAVSEGDPLLELHTDTPDAVPAALSALEGGFTIASSAPEPGPIVVETIRS; encoded by the coding sequence GTGAGCGCGTTCGCGGCGGTCGACGTCATCCGGACCAAGCGGGACGGCGGCACGCTTTCCGACGAGCAGATCGACTGGGTCGTCGACGCCTACACCCGGGGTGACGTCGCCGAAGAGCAGATGTCGGCGCTGGCCATGGCGATCTTCCTGCGCGGGATGACCTCGGCCGAGATCTCCCGGTGGACGCACGCGATGATCGCGTCGGGGGAGCGGCTGTCGCTTTCGGTGTCCCGGCCGACGGTGGACAAGCACTCGACGGGCGGGGTCGGCGACAAGATCACGCTGCCGCTGGCGCCGCTGGTGGCGGCGTGCGGCGCGGCCGTGCCACAGCTGTCCGGCCGCGGGCTCGGCCACACCGGCGGGACGCTCGACAAGCTGGAGTCGATTCCCGGCTGGCGCGCCGCACTGTCCACTTCGGAGATTCAATCGCAGCTGGAGGACGTCGGCGCGGTGGTCTGCGCGGCGACGTCCGGGCTGGCGCCGGCGGACAAGAAGCTGTACGCGCTGCGGGACGTCACGTCCACTGTGGAGTCGATCCCGCTGATCGCCAGCTCGATCATGAGCAAGAAGATCGCCGAAGGCGCGTCCGGGCTGGTCCTGGACGTGAAGTTCGGGTCGGGCGCGTTCATGAAGTCGCTTGACCAGGCTCGTTCGCTGGCTTCCGCGTTGACCTCGATCGGCGCCGATCACGGTGTCCCGACGACGGCGTTGCTGACCGACATGAACGTCCCGCTGGGGCGGGCGGTCGGCAACGCGGTGGAGGTCGCGGAGTCGGTCGACGTGCTCAAAGGCGGCGGTCCGGCGGACGTGGTCGCGCTGACTGTGGCCCTGGCCCGGGAGATGCTGGCGCTGGCCGGCCTCGACGTCGACCCGGCGGCGGTGCTGGCTTCGGGCGAGGCGTACGAGGTCTGGTGCCGGATGATCGCGGCCCAGGGCGGCGACCCGTCGGCGCCGCTGCCGACGCCCTCTCACGTCCACGTGGTCACGGCGCCTTCTTCGGGGGTGCTGGCTTCGCTGGACGCGTACGCGGTGGGCGTCGCGGCGTGGCGGCTCGGTGCGGGCCGCGCCCGCAAGGAGGACCCGGTCCAGGCCGCGGCGGGCATCCTGTGCCTGGCCAAGCCGGGGGACGCGGTCTCCGAGGGCGACCCGCTGCTGGAACTCCACACGGACACGCCTGACGCGGTCCCGGCCGCCCTGTCCGCGCTCGAGGGTGGGTTCACGATCGCTTCGTCGGCGCCTGAACCGGGCCCGATCGTCGTGGAGACCATCCGTAGCTAG